From a single Anomaloglossus baeobatrachus isolate aAnoBae1 chromosome 3 unlocalized genomic scaffold, aAnoBae1.hap1 SUPER_3_unloc_3, whole genome shotgun sequence genomic region:
- the LOC142258731 gene encoding uncharacterized protein LOC142258731, translating into MQNAADTMEKGEMDVRGDERSRDLSTDDGTRSSTQNAKGRESHKGVKSYSCSEWGKCFALKSNLVKHARIHTEEKPYSCSECGKCFALKSNLVKHARIHTGEKPYSCSECEKCFAQKSALITHERFHTGVKPYSCSECEKCFAQKSDLVQHERIHTGEKPCSCSECGKCFVWKSHLIIHERIHTGEKSYSCSECGKCFAQKSDLVKHERIHTGEKPYSCSECGKCFGLKSHLVKHARIHTGVKPYSCSECEKCFADQSYLVKHARIHTGVKPYSCSECEKCFAQKSALITHERFHTGVKPYSCSECEKCFALKSDLVKHERIHTGEKPYSCSECGKCFAQKSELVQHERIHTGEKPCSCSECGKCFAQKSDLVKHERIHTGEKPYSCSECGKCFVRKSHLIRHERIHTGEKSYSCSECGKCFAQKSDLVKHERIHTGEKPYSCSECEKCFALKSDLVKHERIHTGEKPYSCSECGKCFAQKSELVKHERIHTGEKPYSCSECGKCFVRKSHLIRHERIHTGEKSYSCSECGKCFAQKSDLVKHERIHTGEKPYSCSECGKYFVRKSNLISHERIHTGVKP; encoded by the exons atgcagaacgctgcagacacaatggaaaaaggagaaatggatgtgcggggtgatgaacggagtagagacctttccacag ATGACGGTACCAGGAGTTCAACACAGAATGCTAAGGGAAGGGAAAGTCACAAAGGAgtgaagtcatattcatgttcagaatgggggaaatgttttgctttgaaatcaaatcttgttaaacatgcgagaattcacacagaagagaagccatattcatgttcagaatgtgggaaatgttttgctttgaaatcaaatcttgttaaacatgcgagaattcacacaggagagaagccatattcatgttcagaatgtgagaaatgttttgctcagaaatcagctcTCATTACACATGAAAgatttcacacaggagtgaagccatattcatgttcagaatgtgagaaatgttttgcacagaaatcagatcttgttcaacatgagagaattcacacaggagagaagccatgttcatgttcagaatgtgggaaatgttttgtttggAAATCACATCTcattatacatgagagaattcacacaggagagaagtcatattcatgttcagaatgtgggaaatgttttgcacagaaatcagatcttgttaaacatgagagaattcacacaggagagaagccatattcatgttcagaatgtgggaaatgttttggtctgaaatcacatcttgttaaacatgcgagaattcacacaggagtgaagccatattcatgttcagaatgtgagaaatgttttgctgaccaatcatatcttgttaaacatgcgagaattcacacaggagtgaagccatattcatgttcagaatgtgagaaatgttttgctcagaaatcagctctcattacacatgagagatttcacacaggagtgaagccatattcatgttcagaatgtgagaaatgttttgctttgaaatcagatcttgttaaacatgagagaattcacacaggagagaagccatattcatgttcagaatgtgggaaatgttttgcacagaaatcagaacttgttcaacatgagagaattcacacaggagagaagccatgttcatgttcagaatgtgggaaatgttttgcacagaaatcagatcttgttaaacatgagagaattcacacaggcgagaagccatattcatgttcagaatgtgggaaatgttttgttcggaaatcacatctcattagacatgagagaattcacacaggagagaagtcatattcatgttcagaatgtgggaaatgttttgcacagaaatcagatcttgttaaacatgagagaattcacacaggagagaagccatattcatgttcagaatgtgagaaatgttttgctttgaaatcagatcttgttaaacatgagagaattcacacaggagagaagccatattcatgttcagaatgtgggaaatgttttgcacagaaatcagaacttgttaaacatgagagaattcacacaggagagaagccatattcatgttcagaatgtgggaaatgttttgttcggaaatcacatctcattagacatgagagaattcacacaggagagaagtcatattcatgttcagaatgtgggaaatgttttgcacagaaatcagatcttgttaaacatgagagaattcacacaggagagaagccatattcatgttcagaatgtgggaaatattttgttcggaaatcaaatcttatttcacatgagagaattcacacaggagtgaagccatag